Proteins co-encoded in one Hymenobacter swuensis DY53 genomic window:
- a CDS encoding vWA domain-containing protein, translating to MKPFLYCTLAAALLAAPAARAQQANALYQVIDPAQTKGTITGRVTDKSTGQGLPGVTVLVKGTSVGVSTGPDGAYALTLPAEATTLTFSSIGFITREVKLTGQTIINIALVADQKTLSEVVVTGGKAKPRRIPASPVRVRTKEASDADLTGLEPSMDSFPIQEALQGRVAGMAVNSSPGYLYPQPVPGAGETYAHVAENGFQRVAKEPLSTFSIDVDAASYSNVRRFLQQGQLPPTDAVRVEEMLNYFQYDYPQPAASAPEPFRVITEQAQCPWNAGHQLVQVALQARQIATEKLPPANLVFLVDVSGSMQGEDRLGLVQQSLRLLTKQLRPQDRVALVVYAGAAGTVLPPTAGSERATILSAIDNLSAGGSTAGGAGLRLAYQVARQHFNKESNNRVILCTDGDFNVGEQSDDAMEHLITQERESGVFLTVLGVGQGNYQDKKMELLADKGNGNYAYLDNLDEARRVLVQQFGGTLFTLAKDVKLQVEFNPQRVREYRLVGYENRVLAAEDFNNDRKDAGELGSGHTVTALYEVVPVGAPGTVDPLKYQSAPAAPAVSASAELLTVKLRYKEPQGLASRLLAVPLAGAARPLAEASENLRFAAAVAQFGMLLRQSEHRGTATWESTTRLAEGARRFDPDGYRAELVRLVKLAEGLRPEAYGAR from the coding sequence ATGAAACCCTTTCTGTATTGCACGCTGGCGGCCGCTTTGCTGGCCGCTCCGGCCGCCCGGGCCCAACAAGCCAACGCCCTGTATCAGGTAATCGACCCGGCCCAGACCAAAGGAACCATAACGGGCCGCGTGACCGACAAGAGTACCGGCCAGGGTCTACCGGGCGTGACGGTACTGGTGAAAGGCACCTCCGTGGGGGTCAGCACCGGCCCCGATGGCGCGTATGCCCTCACGCTGCCGGCCGAGGCCACCACGCTGACATTTTCCTCCATCGGCTTCATCACCCGGGAGGTGAAGCTTACCGGCCAGACAATCATTAACATAGCGTTAGTCGCCGACCAGAAGACGCTCAGCGAAGTAGTGGTAACTGGCGGTAAGGCCAAGCCCCGGCGCATACCGGCTTCACCAGTGCGAGTGCGCACTAAGGAGGCATCGGACGCCGACCTGACCGGCCTCGAACCCAGTATGGACAGCTTCCCGATTCAGGAAGCATTGCAGGGCCGGGTGGCCGGCATGGCTGTCAATTCCAGTCCCGGCTACCTATACCCGCAACCCGTCCCCGGCGCGGGCGAAACCTACGCTCACGTAGCGGAAAACGGCTTCCAGCGGGTGGCGAAGGAGCCGCTCAGCACCTTCAGCATTGATGTGGATGCGGCCAGCTACAGCAACGTGCGCCGCTTCCTGCAACAGGGCCAGCTTCCCCCCACCGACGCCGTGCGGGTGGAGGAAATGCTCAACTATTTCCAGTACGACTACCCCCAGCCCGCCGCTTCGGCCCCCGAGCCCTTCCGCGTTATCACCGAGCAGGCCCAGTGCCCCTGGAACGCCGGGCACCAGTTGGTGCAGGTGGCACTACAGGCCCGCCAGATAGCCACCGAGAAGCTGCCACCCGCCAACCTGGTGTTTCTCGTGGACGTGTCGGGCTCCATGCAGGGCGAGGACCGGCTGGGTCTGGTGCAACAGAGCCTGCGCCTCCTTACCAAGCAACTGCGTCCCCAGGACCGGGTGGCGCTGGTGGTGTACGCCGGGGCCGCCGGCACGGTGCTGCCGCCCACGGCCGGTTCCGAGCGGGCCACTATTCTCTCGGCCATTGATAACCTTTCGGCGGGTGGCTCCACGGCCGGTGGCGCAGGTCTGCGCCTGGCTTATCAGGTGGCCCGTCAGCACTTCAACAAGGAAAGCAATAACCGCGTGATTTTGTGCACCGACGGCGACTTCAACGTGGGCGAGCAGAGCGACGACGCCATGGAGCACCTCATCACGCAGGAGCGGGAAAGCGGAGTGTTCCTGACGGTACTGGGCGTAGGCCAGGGCAATTACCAGGACAAAAAAATGGAGCTCCTGGCCGACAAAGGCAATGGCAACTACGCCTACCTCGACAACCTCGACGAGGCCCGGCGGGTGCTGGTGCAGCAGTTCGGCGGCACGCTGTTCACGCTGGCCAAGGACGTGAAGCTGCAAGTGGAGTTCAACCCCCAGCGGGTGCGCGAGTACCGCTTGGTGGGCTACGAAAACCGCGTGCTGGCCGCCGAGGACTTCAATAATGACCGCAAAGACGCCGGCGAACTGGGCTCCGGTCACACCGTTACGGCCCTATATGAGGTAGTACCCGTGGGTGCCCCCGGCACAGTTGATCCGCTCAAGTATCAGTCGGCTCCTGCTGCGCCGGCCGTATCCGCCTCGGCGGAACTGCTCACCGTGAAGCTGCGCTACAAGGAACCCCAGGGCCTCGCCAGCCGTCTGCTGGCGGTGCCGTTGGCCGGTGCGGCGCGGCCCCTTGCCGAGGCCAGTGAAAACCTGCGCTTTGCCGCCGCCGTGGCCCAGTTCGGTATGCTGCTGCGCCAGAGTGAGCACCGGGGTACGGCCACCTGGGAAAGCACCACCCGCCTCGCCGAGGGTGCTCGCCGCTTCGACCCCGACGGCTACCGCGCGGAACTGGTGCGGCTAGTAAAGCTGGCCGAAGGCCTGCGCCCCGAAGCGTACGGAGCACGGTAA
- a CDS encoding TonB family protein encodes MPRPNLTSAPSAPAGAHLPVELLRRYVAGELPPAEEHQVETHTLDCAVCADILEGLELQPATAHQASVDALRQRLHTRVAELTSETTPEPAVIPLWAWRPLAAAAVLLLSLGVVGWLTVSRLNNAPELAARSVSQVTREENTTATIRPAEPAVAAAAPEVAAVLPAAPASPLRRSELVARSRRPVLVANAQVVPEPSADLAGLDAVGNGSATLSASAAAPVVEPATVAMAETSVENKEEAASTPEPVAAKAKMARVAGVSVAAAPAAPPATRTIQGRVTDTEGQPLPGASISIPGDSHPVSTNQNGVFSLKRHVTTRQLYISSIGYVTQVYTLRPTDSTLALALAPDSKQLNEVVVRREAPPMLPSISATPAGGYGKLRQYLADSLDYPEKALTDRREGTVRVQFVVGVDGKLSDFKVVKSVSPECDEEALRLLKEGPTWFPAVQNNRRTARKVVVGVLFKIEQR; translated from the coding sequence ATGCCTCGCCCTAACCTGACCTCCGCACCCTCTGCCCCGGCCGGCGCCCACCTGCCGGTGGAGCTGCTGCGCCGGTACGTGGCCGGGGAGCTGCCGCCCGCCGAGGAGCACCAGGTAGAAACCCACACCCTGGATTGCGCCGTGTGTGCCGATATCCTGGAAGGTTTGGAACTGCAACCCGCCACCGCGCACCAGGCCAGCGTGGACGCATTACGCCAACGCCTGCACACCCGCGTGGCCGAGCTGACCTCTGAAACAACCCCCGAGCCCGCCGTCATTCCGCTGTGGGCGTGGCGGCCGTTGGCGGCAGCGGCCGTGCTGCTGCTGTCGTTGGGCGTGGTGGGGTGGCTGACGGTGAGCCGGTTGAACAACGCGCCGGAGCTGGCCGCCCGCTCTGTTTCGCAAGTCACCCGCGAAGAAAACACGACGGCCACGATACGCCCAGCCGAGCCAGCCGTGGCCGCTGCCGCGCCCGAAGTGGCGGCCGTTTTACCGGCGGCCCCGGCCTCCCCACTCCGGCGGTCGGAGCTGGTGGCCCGGTCGCGTCGCCCGGTGCTAGTGGCCAACGCGCAAGTAGTGCCGGAGCCGTCGGCCGATCTGGCGGGGTTGGATGCGGTTGGTAATGGCTCCGCGACTTTAAGCGCCTCGGCGGCTGCGCCGGTAGTAGAGCCGGCCACCGTGGCTATGGCGGAAACGTCCGTCGAAAATAAGGAAGAGGCCGCCTCAACCCCGGAACCAGTAGCGGCCAAGGCTAAAATGGCCCGCGTGGCCGGCGTTTCGGTGGCGGCTGCCCCGGCGGCTCCGCCGGCTACGCGCACCATTCAGGGCCGCGTGACGGATACTGAGGGCCAGCCGCTGCCGGGAGCATCCATCTCAATTCCCGGTGACTCACATCCTGTTTCAACAAACCAGAATGGTGTTTTTAGTCTGAAAAGACATGTTACTACACGGCAGCTTTACATCAGTTCTATTGGCTATGTCACCCAGGTCTACACCCTGCGCCCCACCGATTCCACGCTGGCCTTGGCATTGGCTCCCGACAGCAAGCAGCTCAATGAAGTGGTAGTGCGCCGCGAGGCTCCGCCCATGCTGCCCAGCATTTCGGCCACGCCGGCTGGGGGCTACGGCAAGCTGCGCCAGTACCTGGCCGACAGCCTCGACTACCCCGAAAAAGCTCTCACGGACCGCCGCGAAGGCACCGTGCGGGTGCAGTTCGTAGTAGGAGTCGACGGCAAGCTCAGCGACTTTAAAGTGGTAAAATCCGTGTCGCCGGAGTGCGACGAGGAGGCCCTGCGTCTCCTCAAGGAGGGCCCCACCTGGTTCCCGGCCGTGCAGAACAACCGCCGCACCGCTCGCAAAGTAGTCGTAGGCGTCCTCTTCAAAATTGAGCAACGGTAA
- the fumC gene encoding class II fumarate hydratase — MTQFRTEKDTMGTVQVPADAYYGAQTQRSIDNFQIAQDINRMPKEIIRAFAYLKKAAALTNRDAGILPADKAELIGRVCDEILDGQLDKEFPLVVWQTGSGTQSNMNVNEVVAYRGHVLQGGQLSDEKKVLAPNDDVNKSQSSNDTFPTAMHIAAYKILVKTTIPGIEKLRDTLKSKSEQFMHIVKIGRTHLMDATPLTVGQEFSGYVSQLDHGLRAIKNTLAHLSELALGGTAVGTGINTPAGYSENVAKHIADLTGLPFVTAENKFEALAAHDAIVEAHGALKTVAASLMKIGNDIRLLASGPRAGIGELHIPDNEPGSSIMPGKVNPTQCEAMTMVAAQVMGNDVAINIGGMSGHFELNVFKPVMIYNFLHSARLIGDVCVSFNDKCAVGIEPLEANVKKHVDSSLMLVTALNPHIGYYKAAEIAQTAHKNGSTLKETALQLGYLTEEQFNEWLKPEDMVGEIKK, encoded by the coding sequence ATGACGCAGTTCCGCACCGAGAAAGACACCATGGGCACCGTGCAGGTGCCGGCCGACGCCTACTACGGCGCTCAGACCCAGCGCAGCATCGATAACTTCCAGATTGCCCAGGACATCAACCGGATGCCCAAGGAAATCATCCGTGCCTTCGCCTACCTCAAGAAAGCCGCCGCCCTCACCAACCGCGACGCCGGCATCCTGCCCGCCGACAAAGCGGAGCTGATTGGCCGCGTGTGCGACGAAATTCTGGACGGCCAGCTCGATAAGGAGTTCCCGCTGGTAGTGTGGCAGACCGGCTCGGGCACCCAGAGCAACATGAACGTGAACGAGGTGGTGGCCTACCGCGGCCACGTGCTGCAGGGCGGCCAGCTTTCGGATGAGAAGAAGGTGCTGGCCCCGAACGACGACGTGAATAAGAGCCAGAGCTCCAACGACACGTTCCCGACGGCCATGCACATTGCGGCCTACAAAATCCTGGTGAAAACCACCATTCCCGGCATCGAGAAGCTGCGCGACACGCTGAAGAGCAAGAGCGAGCAGTTCATGCACATCGTCAAAATCGGCCGTACCCACCTCATGGATGCCACCCCGCTGACGGTGGGCCAGGAGTTCAGCGGCTACGTATCGCAGCTCGACCACGGCCTGCGCGCCATCAAGAACACGCTGGCCCACCTCTCGGAGCTGGCCCTGGGCGGCACCGCCGTGGGCACCGGCATCAACACGCCCGCCGGCTACTCGGAGAATGTGGCCAAGCACATTGCCGACCTCACCGGCCTGCCCTTCGTTACGGCCGAAAACAAGTTTGAAGCCCTGGCCGCCCACGACGCCATCGTGGAGGCCCACGGCGCTTTGAAAACGGTAGCTGCTTCGCTGATGAAAATCGGCAACGACATCCGCTTGCTGGCTTCCGGCCCGCGCGCCGGCATCGGCGAGCTGCACATCCCCGACAACGAGCCCGGCTCCAGCATCATGCCCGGCAAGGTGAACCCCACCCAGTGCGAGGCTATGACGATGGTGGCGGCCCAGGTAATGGGCAACGACGTAGCCATCAACATCGGCGGCATGAGCGGCCACTTCGAGCTGAACGTGTTCAAGCCCGTGATGATCTACAACTTCCTGCACTCGGCCCGCCTCATCGGCGACGTGTGTGTGAGCTTCAACGATAAGTGCGCCGTGGGCATCGAGCCCCTGGAAGCCAACGTCAAAAAGCACGTTGATTCGTCACTGATGCTGGTAACGGCCCTCAACCCGCACATCGGCTACTACAAAGCCGCTGAAATTGCCCAGACGGCCCACAAAAACGGCTCTACGCTGAAGGAAACCGCCCTCCAACTCGGCTACCTCACCGAGGAGCAGTTCAACGAGTGGCTCAAGCCCGAAGACATGGTAGGCGAAATCAAGAAGTAG
- a CDS encoding porin family protein, translating to MNTKRLFGRLAAATLLFSAFSTAAEAQVTTHRVPKYTGPAQARPVRSTSSYSSTPATGGVQFGVRAGVNVADVSGDAVSTFNDLAEYTNGAVTQEMKPGFYAGLYATLPLGPRFAIEPGIGYSEKGTVLNGRIPLEQFDFLNAKVTATGRLAYLDIPVLAKAYLTDGLYVYAGPQASVLLSGKARVQAGALGFNAFNTDFDVKNQLRTVDFGVVGGLGYQFQNGLGLSAGYDYGLSSLDKNNNFDAQNRVIKASVNYSF from the coding sequence ATGAATACGAAGCGACTTTTCGGCCGCCTGGCCGCGGCTACCCTTTTGTTTTCGGCTTTCTCCACGGCGGCTGAGGCCCAGGTAACCACCCACCGCGTACCGAAGTATACCGGCCCGGCCCAAGCCCGTCCCGTGCGTTCCACCTCGTCGTACTCGTCGACTCCGGCCACCGGGGGCGTACAGTTCGGGGTGCGGGCGGGGGTAAACGTGGCCGATGTATCGGGCGACGCGGTGAGTACCTTCAACGACCTGGCGGAGTACACTAACGGGGCCGTTACCCAGGAAATGAAGCCCGGTTTCTACGCCGGCCTCTACGCCACGCTGCCCCTGGGCCCACGTTTCGCCATTGAGCCCGGCATTGGCTACTCCGAGAAAGGTACGGTGCTCAACGGCCGCATTCCGCTGGAGCAGTTTGATTTCCTGAACGCCAAAGTAACTGCCACCGGCCGCTTGGCCTACCTCGATATTCCGGTGCTGGCCAAGGCCTACCTAACCGATGGGCTGTACGTGTACGCTGGTCCGCAGGCCTCGGTGCTGCTCTCGGGTAAGGCCCGCGTGCAGGCCGGTGCCTTGGGCTTCAACGCCTTCAATACCGATTTCGACGTAAAAAACCAGCTACGCACCGTTGACTTCGGGGTAGTAGGCGGCCTGGGCTACCAATTCCAGAACGGCCTGGGCCTGAGCGCCGGCTACGACTACGGCTTGTCGTCCCTGGACAAAAACAATAACTTCGACGCCCAGAACCGCGTCATCAAAGCTTCCGTTAACTACTCTTTTTAG
- a CDS encoding RNA polymerase sigma factor, which produces MFFRRSTRPTPAAELSDEDLLRRYHAQGEVADLGVLYERHMSGVLAIARRYLRDEADAQDAVMQLFEQLLHKLRQHEVENFPPWLHATARNYCLMTLRARQRAGPALVHFSDEAGMESVAARHLTANDPAEAELHEQHLQQLEVTLAELPPGQRQCLELFYLEKKSYREVAALTGFDLNAVKSHLQNGKRNLRRLLQASASDASP; this is translated from the coding sequence ATGTTTTTCCGCCGCTCCACCCGCCCCACGCCCGCCGCCGAGCTGTCTGATGAGGACCTGCTGCGCCGCTACCACGCCCAGGGCGAGGTGGCCGACCTGGGCGTGCTCTATGAGCGGCACATGAGCGGCGTACTGGCCATTGCCCGGCGCTACCTCCGCGACGAGGCCGACGCTCAGGATGCGGTAATGCAGCTATTTGAGCAGCTGTTACACAAGCTTCGGCAGCACGAGGTGGAAAACTTCCCGCCCTGGCTGCACGCCACCGCCCGCAACTACTGCCTGATGACGCTGCGGGCCCGGCAGCGCGCCGGCCCGGCCCTGGTGCATTTTTCCGACGAGGCCGGTATGGAATCGGTGGCCGCCCGGCATCTAACCGCAAACGACCCCGCCGAAGCTGAGCTGCATGAGCAGCACCTGCAACAGTTGGAAGTTACCCTCGCCGAACTGCCCCCCGGTCAGCGCCAGTGCTTGGAACTGTTTTACCTGGAAAAGAAAAGCTACCGCGAAGTAGCCGCCCTCACCGGGTTCGACCTGAACGCCGTAAAAAGTCACCTTCAAAACGGGAAGCGCAACCTGCGCCGCCTGCTGCAAGCCTCCGCCTCCGATGCCTCGCCCTAA